A DNA window from Ornithobacterium rhinotracheale DSM 15997 contains the following coding sequences:
- the prmA gene encoding 50S ribosomal protein L11 methyltransferase: MNYIEYNFNIVPPQPFSEILIALLSQAEFESFEETATGLKAYILKDYDDEEFVKDQVAELDTAETVYERTEIEPVNWNKEWESNFSPININDACYIRAEFHEPHPDAPYEIVIQPKMSFGTGHHETTHLMVEYLLNLDLDQKSVLDMGTGTGILAILSKMRGAKSCLGIDIDEWSYENAVENAERNNVEVSFIKGGAESIPDEKFDLVLANINKNILKADMPFYINALKPNAQLILSGLLDIDEQEMIQFVEGFGLNFVDKKERNEWIALRFEKA; this comes from the coding sequence ATGAATTATATTGAATACAACTTTAATATTGTACCTCCTCAGCCATTTAGCGAGATTTTAATCGCACTACTTTCTCAAGCTGAATTTGAATCTTTTGAAGAAACAGCGACTGGGTTAAAGGCTTATATCTTAAAAGATTATGACGACGAGGAATTTGTAAAAGACCAAGTTGCAGAACTCGACACCGCCGAAACCGTGTACGAAAGAACAGAAATAGAACCCGTAAACTGGAACAAAGAGTGGGAAAGTAATTTCTCGCCTATCAACATCAACGATGCGTGCTACATTCGTGCTGAATTCCACGAGCCACATCCCGATGCTCCGTATGAAATCGTGATTCAGCCCAAAATGTCTTTTGGCACAGGGCACCACGAGACCACGCATTTAATGGTGGAATATCTTTTAAACCTAGATTTAGACCAAAAATCTGTACTTGATATGGGAACGGGAACGGGCATTTTGGCGATTTTGAGCAAAATGCGTGGGGCTAAATCTTGTTTGGGTATCGATATTGATGAATGGTCGTACGAAAATGCGGTAGAAAATGCCGAACGAAACAATGTAGAAGTTAGTTTTATAAAAGGTGGTGCTGAATCCATTCCAGACGAAAAATTTGATTTGGTTTTGGCAAACATCAACAAAAATATTTTAAAGGCAGATATGCCTTTTTACATCAATGCACTAAAACCTAATGCACAATTGATTTTGAGTGGATTGCTTGATATCGATGAGCAAGAAATGATTCAATTTGTAGAAGGTTTTGGATTAAATTTTGTAGATAAGAAAGAACGAAACGAGTGGATTGCTCTCCGTTTTGAAAAAGCTTAA
- the rlmB gene encoding 23S rRNA (guanosine(2251)-2'-O)-methyltransferase RlmB, with protein MKNDNKIFGLHPVLEAIDSGKTIDKLFVQKGLQGELASEVLRKARALGIPMQYVPVQKLNKLTRKNHQGIFGYLSPIEFYKIDQILPLVYEKGENPFFLILDRLSDVRNFGAIARTAECCGVHAIVVPERGAAAINEDALKTSAGALFKIPVCREKSLKEVVSFLQLSGVSVVCATEKTDDTIYNTDLTKPLAIVMGNEGDGVGEELLAKADHLAKLPMLGEIGSLNVSVACGAFLYEAIRQRDFA; from the coding sequence ATGAAAAATGATAATAAAATTTTTGGGCTTCATCCTGTGTTAGAAGCCATAGATTCTGGCAAAACCATAGATAAACTATTTGTGCAAAAAGGCTTGCAAGGCGAATTGGCGAGCGAGGTTTTGCGTAAAGCCAGAGCGTTGGGGATTCCGATGCAGTATGTTCCCGTGCAAAAACTCAATAAGCTTACCCGCAAGAACCATCAAGGGATTTTTGGGTATTTGTCGCCCATTGAATTTTATAAAATAGACCAAATTTTGCCTCTCGTGTACGAAAAAGGAGAAAATCCGTTTTTCTTGATTTTGGATAGATTGAGCGATGTGCGAAACTTTGGGGCCATTGCCCGCACCGCTGAATGCTGTGGTGTGCATGCCATTGTGGTGCCAGAGCGTGGGGCGGCAGCCATCAACGAAGATGCCTTGAAAACATCAGCTGGAGCTTTGTTTAAAATCCCCGTGTGTAGAGAAAAATCGTTGAAAGAAGTGGTGAGTTTCTTGCAATTGAGCGGAGTTTCTGTTGTGTGTGCTACGGAAAAAACCGATGATACGATTTACAATACCGATTTAACCAAGCCGCTTGCTATTGTAATGGGGAACGAAGGTGATGGAGTGGGCGAGGAGTTGCTCGCAAAGGCAGATCATTTAGCCAAATTGCCGATGCTTGGAGAAATAGGTTCTTTAAATGTTTCAGTAGCCTGTGGTGCGTTTTTGTACGAAGCCATTCGCCAGCGAGATTTTGCTTAA
- the tpiA gene encoding triose-phosphate isomerase yields MRKKIVAGNWKMNKNWAEAKELLLGVNSFVSSRNPKCEVIVAPPATYLLNAAEIFQSNAEISAQNVSEFEPGAYTGEISTDILNSIGVKYSIIGHSERRSIFGETNEQIGKKVDKALAANISPILCCGEVLEERKANKHVDVVSEQLKAALKNVKKEQMKDVIIAYEPVWAIGTGETATPEQAQEMHAEIRALLRSLFDQETSEAVRILYGGSVKPSNADELFSQPDIDGGLVGGASLNIEDFSALITSGSNATK; encoded by the coding sequence ATGAGAAAAAAAATCGTAGCAGGAAACTGGAAAATGAATAAAAACTGGGCAGAGGCTAAAGAGCTTTTGCTTGGTGTAAATAGCTTTGTTTCGTCAAGAAACCCAAAATGTGAAGTGATCGTAGCACCCCCTGCTACTTATTTGCTAAACGCAGCGGAGATTTTCCAAAGCAATGCGGAGATTTCTGCTCAAAATGTTTCTGAATTTGAACCAGGAGCTTACACAGGAGAGATTTCTACCGATATTTTAAATTCAATTGGAGTAAAATATTCAATCATTGGGCACTCAGAGCGTCGTTCAATCTTTGGAGAGACCAACGAGCAAATCGGAAAAAAAGTAGACAAAGCTTTGGCTGCTAATATTTCGCCAATTCTTTGTTGTGGAGAGGTGCTTGAAGAAAGAAAAGCTAACAAGCATGTAGATGTAGTGTCTGAACAATTGAAAGCTGCACTTAAAAATGTGAAAAAAGAGCAAATGAAAGATGTAATCATTGCTTATGAGCCAGTTTGGGCAATTGGAACAGGTGAAACTGCTACGCCAGAGCAAGCTCAGGAAATGCACGCTGAAATCAGAGCTTTATTAAGAAGTTTATTTGATCAAGAAACATCAGAGGCTGTAAGAATCCTTTACGGAGGAAGTGTAAAACCTAGCAATGCAGACGAATTATTCTCTCAGCCAGACATCGATGGTGGACTTGTGGGAGGAGCTTCATTAAACATCGAAGATTTCTCTGCCTTAATCACTTCAGGTAGCAACGCTACAAAATAA
- a CDS encoding DUF262 domain-containing protein: MKTESHSINDVLAKNATSFFIPPFQRAYAWGRPELERYFSDVSRIIESELDIRQQNKLEHFFGTIVIKEEKAGFANKSIIVDGQQRLTTTLLFLIALRDSDFDDENENYIHQTYLINNSSTFQDKIKLKQVTKDWDSYKALVNKLEPKPGVIKNAYDFFKKLIGDRKRESPQIKLEHYIRAIQKMNVAVIFLDERPYKGEDPQIIFETLNSLGKPLTLSDLVRNFVLLNMESNKQSEIYEGIWHPKIEAILNENTSKFFRDYLQYKTASSLKIVNDSNTKELYQYFKSFVEKEFNDHENFIDDIVHFVVFYKWIITEVVTDIISPNKLNDKKIKELLRNIFHDIKSEAFKPFVLGLLDLHQSEKNDIKLTDDILISTLTAIRTYLIRRRVLGLTQGENKNIIPLVKKIELIKNGDLTMFELLTNMFYRLRLPNDNEMKDSLTSLNFYKGLKQYSKLILGKIEEHNTKVAVDFRDSKITIEHIMPQTLGDSWKVELGEKSNEIHQKYIHNIGNLILTEFNSEIGNKSFEEKKDKIRTSSLSYRLGIIDKNIWNEESIIEHQKNMIKWFLSTFEIPDEYKEKANWNTKTVEDVSFSPLDIDANEMAEGNKPKELHVFKEVIEVNTWQDIFVSFLKYLRESQNFDFNFILDNQELLFKNSDIIVKWRRLKEIFEFNSDLSNRYKNFEGRFYSKEKKLNDEMFFIHINISASTCMNRIKSIMQKFNISENEVKVILK, from the coding sequence ATGAAAACAGAAAGTCATTCTATTAATGATGTCTTAGCAAAAAATGCGACGTCTTTTTTTATACCTCCATTTCAGCGAGCTTACGCTTGGGGTAGACCAGAACTTGAAAGATATTTTAGTGATGTATCAAGGATCATTGAATCAGAATTAGATATTAGACAACAAAATAAATTGGAACACTTTTTTGGCACAATCGTTATTAAAGAAGAAAAAGCTGGTTTTGCCAATAAGTCTATCATAGTAGATGGGCAACAAAGATTAACTACAACATTATTATTTTTAATAGCACTTAGGGATTCTGATTTTGATGATGAAAATGAAAATTATATACATCAAACATATCTAATAAATAATTCATCAACTTTTCAAGATAAAATAAAATTGAAGCAGGTTACAAAAGATTGGGATTCTTATAAAGCCTTAGTTAATAAGCTAGAACCAAAACCTGGAGTAATAAAAAATGCGTATGATTTTTTTAAAAAACTTATAGGTGATCGAAAAAGAGAATCGCCACAAATAAAACTAGAGCATTATATTAGAGCTATTCAAAAAATGAATGTTGCTGTGATTTTTTTAGATGAAAGACCCTACAAAGGAGAAGATCCTCAAATAATATTTGAAACATTAAATTCTTTGGGGAAGCCCTTGACCTTGTCTGATCTTGTGAGAAATTTTGTTTTGCTTAACATGGAAAGTAATAAACAATCTGAGATATATGAAGGAATCTGGCATCCTAAAATAGAAGCTATTTTAAATGAGAATACATCAAAATTTTTTAGAGATTATTTACAGTATAAAACAGCAAGTTCATTGAAGATAGTCAATGATAGTAATACAAAAGAGCTATACCAATATTTTAAAAGTTTTGTAGAAAAGGAATTTAATGATCATGAGAATTTTATAGATGATATAGTACATTTTGTAGTTTTTTATAAATGGATAATAACAGAAGTGGTGACAGATATTATATCTCCAAATAAATTAAATGATAAAAAAATAAAAGAATTACTCAGGAATATTTTTCATGATATTAAATCAGAGGCTTTTAAGCCTTTTGTCTTGGGGTTGTTAGATCTTCATCAAAGTGAAAAAAATGATATCAAATTAACAGATGATATTCTTATATCCACATTGACAGCAATTAGAACATATTTGATAAGGAGGAGAGTTTTGGGGTTAACTCAAGGGGAAAATAAAAATATAATTCCTCTTGTTAAAAAGATTGAGCTTATAAAAAATGGTGATTTAACAATGTTTGAGTTGTTAACTAATATGTTTTATAGATTAAGATTGCCAAATGACAATGAAATGAAAGATTCTTTAACTTCGTTAAATTTTTACAAAGGCTTAAAGCAATATTCAAAGCTCATACTAGGGAAAATAGAGGAGCATAATACTAAGGTTGCAGTGGATTTTAGAGATTCTAAAATAACGATAGAACATATAATGCCTCAAACATTAGGAGACAGTTGGAAGGTTGAATTGGGGGAAAAATCAAATGAAATTCATCAAAAATACATTCACAATATAGGTAACTTAATACTGACAGAATTTAATAGTGAAATAGGTAATAAATCTTTTGAGGAAAAAAAAGATAAGATTAGAACATCTTCATTGTCTTATCGATTAGGAATTATAGATAAAAATATATGGAATGAAGAAAGTATAATTGAACATCAAAAAAATATGATAAAATGGTTTTTATCTACATTTGAGATTCCTGATGAGTATAAGGAGAAAGCTAATTGGAATACAAAAACAGTAGAAGATGTGTCATTTTCTCCACTAGACATAGACGCAAATGAAATGGCAGAAGGAAATAAACCAAAGGAGTTACATGTTTTTAAAGAAGTTATAGAAGTAAATACTTGGCAAGACATCTTTGTAAGTTTTCTTAAATATTTAAGAGAAAGTCAGAATTTTGATTTTAATTTTATATTAGACAATCAAGAACTGCTATTTAAAAATAGCGATATTATTGTTAAATGGAGAAGGTTAAAAGAAATTTTTGAATTTAACTCAGATTTATCAAATCGCTATAAGAATTTTGAAGGAAGGTTTTATAGTAAGGAAAAAAAATTAAATGATGAAATGTTTTTTATTCATATAAATATATCAGCATCAACTTGCATGAATAGGATTAAAAGTATTATGCAAAAATTTAATATATCAGAAAATGAGGTTAAAGTAATTTTAAAATAA
- a CDS encoding PH domain-containing protein, whose translation MEEVKSSSRIERVQENLYLNLVEGEKIEAIACQKRLYTIFPILTGGNLFPLIKRRDIIAVTSGRFILMKRKLIMGYDLIDMRWQDIGDVKLEVGIFGADLSISQYASTDLSIDKNIGAYILKLVGFQKERVYQIYRLIQQQEQIWREKRRIRGLEELRAKSGGMQMNQSLGSGLNGADTEKASPSTRLAEAKKMLDDKLISDSEYEALKAKIINEMV comes from the coding sequence ATGGAGGAGGTAAAAAGTAGTTCGCGAATCGAAAGAGTCCAAGAGAATCTTTATTTAAATTTAGTAGAAGGTGAGAAAATAGAAGCTATAGCTTGCCAAAAAAGATTGTATACAATTTTTCCAATTCTTACAGGTGGAAATTTGTTCCCTTTAATCAAGCGTCGAGATATTATTGCTGTAACTTCTGGGCGATTTATTTTAATGAAACGAAAATTAATTATGGGGTATGATCTTATAGATATGAGATGGCAAGATATTGGAGATGTCAAGTTAGAAGTTGGAATTTTTGGTGCGGATTTATCTATCTCACAATACGCGTCTACAGATTTATCTATCGATAAAAATATTGGTGCTTATATTTTAAAATTGGTTGGTTTTCAAAAAGAGCGTGTGTATCAAATTTATAGGTTGATTCAGCAACAAGAGCAAATTTGGAGAGAAAAACGAAGAATAAGAGGACTGGAGGAATTGAGAGCTAAATCTGGAGGCATGCAAATGAATCAATCACTTGGAAGTGGATTGAATGGTGCTGATACAGAAAAAGCATCTCCTTCTACACGATTAGCTGAAGCTAAAAAGATGCTTGATGATAAACTCATATCCGATAGTGAATATGAAGCATTAAAAGCTAAGATCATAAATGAAATGGTTTAG
- a CDS encoding nucleotidyltransferase family protein has translation MTAMIFAAGLGTRLRPFTLTAPKALFPINGKPLLQRNIEYAQSFGIQRFVINVHHFSDQILNFLKQHDNFGAEILISDETDELLETGGGLLKAKNLLGNQDFLILNSDILTDINLKQLIDFHKKNNALASLAVSDRESTRKLLFDTQNRLCGWRDLRNNQEIIARENLSKSLAFSGVHMLSPLFFEKNRFSGKFSIMKSYLDLMTDENILGFAHNAKVLDIGKPEATTLAEKYFK, from the coding sequence TGGGCACTCGCCTGCGTCCATTTACACTCACGGCTCCCAAAGCACTTTTCCCCATCAATGGCAAACCGCTTTTGCAACGAAACATTGAGTATGCTCAGTCTTTTGGGATTCAGCGATTTGTTATTAATGTCCACCATTTTTCAGACCAAATTCTTAATTTCCTAAAACAGCACGACAACTTTGGGGCGGAAATTCTGATTTCTGACGAGACCGACGAATTGCTTGAAACAGGAGGCGGCTTACTCAAAGCAAAAAATTTACTTGGAAATCAAGATTTTTTAATTTTAAACAGCGATATCCTAACCGACATTAACCTTAAACAACTTATTGATTTTCACAAAAAAAACAATGCATTAGCAAGTTTAGCGGTAAGCGATCGGGAAAGTACTAGAAAACTGCTTTTTGATACGCAAAATAGATTGTGTGGCTGGCGAGATCTGAGGAACAATCAAGAAATTATTGCCAGAGAGAACCTCTCCAAATCTTTAGCATTCAGTGGAGTGCATATGCTTTCTCCTTTATTTTTTGAGAAAAATAGATTTTCGGGCAAATTTTCTATCATGAAATCTTATTTAGATTTAATGACCGATGAAAATATTTTAGGCTTTGCGCACAATGCCAAGGTTTTAGACATAGGCAAACCAGAAGCCACAACACTTGCCGAAAAATATTTTAAATAA